A window from Primulina eburnea isolate SZY01 chromosome 2, ASM2296580v1, whole genome shotgun sequence encodes these proteins:
- the LOC140822978 gene encoding photosystem I reaction center subunit VI, chloroplastic-like, translated as MASLATFGGAAATVNGLSGSSITGTRLHVKQSRAAFRPTNTRAGAVVAKYGEKSVYFDLDDIANTTGQWDVYGSDGPSPYNAFQSKFFETFAAPFTKRGLLLKFLILVGGATLAYVSSHATGDILPIANGPKLPPAPGPRGRI; from the exons ATGGCATCTCTTGCAACCTTTGGCGGCGCCGCCGCCACTGTCAACGGCCTCTCCGGAAGCTCCATTACCGGAACCAGGCTTCATGTTAAGCAATCTCGTGCCGCCTTCCGGCCAACAAACACCCG GGCTGGTGCTGTGGTGGCCAAGTATGGTGAAAAGAGTGTGTACTTTGATTTGGATGATATCGCTAACACCACTGGCCAATGGGACGTATACGGTTCGGATGGACCTTCACCATACAACGCCTTCCAG AGCAAGTTCTTTGAGACATTTGCTGCTCCTTTCACCAAGAGAGGTCTGTTGCTCAAATTCTTGATTTTGGTCGGAGGCGCCACACTTGCTTATGTCAGCTCCCATGCCACCGGAGACATTCTGCCCATCGCCAACGGCCCTAAACTACCACCCGCCCCCGGGCCTCGTGGGAGAATCTAA